In one window of Leptospira sp. WS92.C1 DNA:
- a CDS encoding DUF3157 family protein, with protein MKKTISLVILLLTFQLSSEEATTKNGRKVILNSDFTWKYATEVSRKNEIGNASAIVILTKSEEQDTELKSQSGEFSLWYNSKKWNRPLKHSNKMSEFEFENRRKTGYSMIIFETLEIPLESFPELLVINARAIDPGASLLEISDCKVNGKTGKLVKYSAVFDGRRFIFYSFVTSNKRGSIQFTTYTLESHFDSEKEEFEKLLSGLQFFQKSGFTAFSGIDD; from the coding sequence ATGAAAAAAACAATCAGTCTCGTCATTTTATTGCTAACATTCCAACTGAGTTCTGAGGAAGCGACGACCAAAAATGGGAGGAAGGTGATTCTCAATTCCGACTTTACTTGGAAATATGCAACGGAAGTTTCTAGAAAAAACGAAATCGGAAATGCCTCTGCAATCGTCATTCTTACAAAATCTGAGGAGCAGGATACCGAGCTGAAAAGCCAGTCCGGAGAATTCAGCCTCTGGTACAATTCGAAAAAGTGGAATCGACCTCTCAAACATTCCAACAAGATGTCCGAATTCGAATTTGAGAATAGAAGAAAAACCGGTTATTCCATGATCATTTTCGAGACTCTTGAAATTCCTCTCGAATCCTTTCCAGAACTATTGGTAATCAATGCTCGTGCAATCGATCCAGGAGCAAGTTTATTAGAAATATCAGATTGTAAGGTCAATGGCAAGACCGGAAAACTCGTAAAGTATAGCGCTGTTTTCGACGGTAGAAGATTTATTTTTTACAGCTTTGTCACCAGTAACAAACGAGGTTCGATTCAATTTACGACATATACTTTAGAAAGTCATTTTGATTCGGAAAAGGAAGAATTTGAAAAACTTCTTTCCGGACTCCAGTTTTTTCAGAAATCCGGTTTTACTGCATTCTCCGGAATCGATGATTAG
- a CDS encoding ankyrin repeat domain-containing protein has product MTFFKIILKITVFHRIQIYLLSCVSLFLSACSVTIGEQILRGNDANAIAQIEADGDINGSNECESPLGISARLGNLSLVKFLIKKGADPNFRSKGCSQESILKIEGRILSKDRFFIATHTPISKVANLEIAKILVQAGANARIGGYRQDNPQGKGMAIYESPLYNSILNRKYELAKYLLEQGASTDLYNPINGENEFEIWFGTVGIKTKEDRKFYLFLKSKGLKKISSVVTKNKIEIQNRPYIHLPTGNETKQLPIDTDLNSNLVDSEPEQRIFHSSEFIWKDNRQNLYEWILQRRISTQKKK; this is encoded by the coding sequence ATGACTTTTTTTAAAATCATCCTCAAAATAACCGTTTTCCATCGAATTCAAATCTATCTTCTTTCCTGTGTTTCTCTATTTTTATCCGCGTGCTCCGTAACCATCGGAGAACAAATCCTTCGGGGAAATGATGCAAACGCAATCGCGCAGATAGAAGCCGACGGAGATATCAATGGATCCAACGAATGCGAATCACCTTTGGGAATTTCCGCAAGACTCGGAAATTTATCTTTAGTAAAATTTCTCATCAAAAAAGGAGCCGACCCCAATTTTCGATCCAAAGGATGTTCCCAGGAATCGATTTTAAAAATAGAAGGCAGAATTCTCTCAAAAGACCGATTCTTTATCGCAACCCATACACCCATCAGCAAAGTCGCGAATTTGGAGATCGCTAAAATCCTCGTACAAGCGGGAGCCAATGCACGAATCGGAGGTTATCGACAAGATAATCCGCAAGGAAAAGGAATGGCTATTTATGAATCCCCCCTTTACAACTCGATTTTGAATCGCAAATATGAACTTGCAAAGTATCTTTTGGAACAAGGCGCTTCCACAGATCTTTACAACCCGATCAACGGAGAAAATGAGTTTGAAATCTGGTTTGGAACCGTAGGAATCAAAACGAAAGAGGATCGCAAATTTTATCTCTTTTTAAAATCAAAAGGACTGAAAAAAATCTCGAGCGTTGTTACGAAAAACAAAATAGAAATTCAAAATCGACCTTACATTCATTTACCGACCGGAAACGAAACCAAACAACTTCCAATTGATACTGATCTCAATTCCAACCTCGTGGATTCGGAGCCGGAGCAAAGGATCTTTCACAGTTCGGAGTTTATCTGGAAAGACAACCGTCAAAACTTATATGAATGGATTCTTCAAAGAAGGATTTCGACTCAAAAAAAGAAATGA
- a CDS encoding IS256 family transposase — protein MRAEEEKAHLKVIQVDETQLKKDLSELVRGSVEETLNALLDEEADKLCKASRYERSPDRVDTRAGSYNRNFETKAGKVKLKVPKLRTIPFESAIIDRYKRRESSVEEALMEMYLAGVSVRRVEDITESLWGTKVSPSTISKLNQKVFVQIDEWRIRPLTDEYPYVYLDGLYLKKSWGGEVRNVAILVAIGVNSEGYREVLGSMEGAREDKESWQAFLKHLKDRGLRGVNLIISDKCLGLVESIPYFFPESKWQRCIVHFYRNVFGKAPRSSFKVISQMLKAIHSQENKEEALKKANFVAERLTEMKLKEAAKVISDGIEETLSYMDFPSEHWRKIRTNNPLERIIKEIKRRTKVVGAFPDGKSALMLATARLRHVASTKWGTKKYVDMEKLKELKTLKIMA, from the coding sequence ATGAGGGCAGAAGAAGAAAAAGCACACTTGAAAGTAATCCAAGTGGATGAGACCCAGCTCAAGAAAGACTTGAGCGAACTCGTAAGAGGTTCAGTGGAAGAAACGCTGAACGCTCTCTTAGATGAGGAAGCGGATAAACTCTGCAAAGCCTCGAGGTATGAGAGAAGCCCGGATCGAGTAGATACAAGAGCGGGTTCGTATAATAGAAACTTCGAAACAAAAGCGGGAAAAGTAAAGTTAAAAGTTCCCAAACTAAGAACAATTCCGTTTGAGTCGGCGATCATCGATCGATACAAGCGACGGGAGAGTTCGGTAGAAGAAGCTCTCATGGAGATGTATCTCGCGGGAGTTTCAGTTCGGAGAGTCGAGGACATTACCGAAAGCCTCTGGGGAACCAAGGTCTCACCTTCAACGATCAGCAAACTCAACCAAAAAGTTTTTGTTCAAATCGACGAATGGAGAATCCGTCCGCTTACTGACGAATATCCTTACGTTTACCTGGACGGACTTTACTTGAAGAAGTCTTGGGGTGGAGAAGTTCGTAACGTAGCGATTCTCGTAGCCATAGGGGTTAATTCAGAAGGTTACAGAGAAGTTCTTGGTTCGATGGAAGGAGCCAGAGAAGACAAAGAGAGTTGGCAAGCGTTCCTAAAACATCTTAAGGACCGGGGACTCAGAGGAGTGAACTTAATTATCTCAGACAAATGTTTAGGCTTAGTGGAATCGATTCCTTACTTCTTTCCAGAATCGAAATGGCAGAGGTGTATCGTTCATTTCTACAGGAATGTATTTGGAAAGGCTCCAAGAAGTTCCTTTAAAGTGATTTCACAAATGTTGAAAGCGATTCATTCTCAGGAAAACAAAGAAGAAGCTTTGAAGAAAGCCAACTTTGTCGCCGAGCGCTTGACTGAAATGAAATTGAAGGAAGCAGCTAAAGTCATCTCCGATGGAATCGAAGAAACTCTCTCTTATATGGATTTTCCTTCCGAGCATTGGAGAAAGATCCGAACCAACAATCCATTAGAAAGAATCATCAAAGAGATCAAGAGAAGAACAAAAGTCGTAGGAGCCTTTCCTGATGGGAAGTCCGCTCTCATGTTAGCCACTGCTCGCCTCAGGCATGTTGCATCAACTAAGTGGGGAACAAAAAAGTATGTTGACATGGAGAAGTTAAAAGAGTTAAAAACTTTAAAGATCATGGCTTGA
- a CDS encoding UbiX family flavin prenyltransferase, producing MKLVLGMAGASGSIYAERFIKALSTIEGTTYLICSPASLRVFREEMNCTVSSASELLEFIVTKYKIHNPPHQFQIRNFLDIGADIASGSNSWKSMVVLPCSMKTIAAINAGLTENLIERAADVTLKERRTLVLVPREAPYNRIHLKNMLELHDAGGTILPASPGFYQMPKTLDDLADFISERIFRLLGVELDLYPRWNPRNHEE from the coding sequence ATGAAACTTGTTTTAGGAATGGCGGGCGCGAGCGGTTCCATCTATGCGGAACGTTTTATCAAGGCCTTGTCCACGATCGAAGGAACCACTTATCTCATCTGCAGCCCCGCTTCTCTCCGTGTTTTTCGGGAGGAGATGAATTGTACCGTTTCCTCTGCAAGTGAACTTTTAGAATTTATCGTTACTAAATACAAGATTCACAATCCTCCTCATCAATTTCAGATTCGCAATTTTTTAGATATAGGAGCCGATATCGCTTCCGGTTCCAATTCCTGGAAATCGATGGTGGTATTGCCTTGTTCGATGAAGACGATCGCTGCGATAAACGCGGGTTTGACGGAAAACCTGATCGAAAGGGCGGCCGACGTGACCTTAAAAGAAAGAAGAACCCTGGTTTTAGTGCCGAGGGAAGCTCCTTACAATCGGATTCATTTAAAGAATATGCTGGAACTTCACGACGCAGGCGGAACGATTCTTCCGGCCTCTCCGGGCTTTTATCAGATGCCGAAAACCTTGGATGATTTGGCGGATTTTATCAGCGAACGGATTTTTAGACTCTTGGGTGTAGAATTGGATCTATACCCAAGATGGAATCCGCGTAATCACGAGGAATGA
- the ychF gene encoding redox-regulated ATPase YchF, with protein sequence MSLNCGIVGLPNVGKSTIFNALTKAGAQMENYPFCTIEPNKGIVEVPDFRLERLAEIAKPQKIVPAIIEFVDIAGLVKGASQGEGLGNKFLSHIREVDAICHVVRAFEDENVTHVHGKVNPVDDAAVVNMELIFADLDSADKQYQRAAKNAKNGNKEAQETAAVLEKILDLLKAGKPARLADLKEEERKLAKSFQLITYKPVMYVANIADKDAAKKDTPLLQQIRQMAKEENAELVILCGRFEEEISGLDRNEQLDFLKEIGETESGLDRMIKTAYKLLGLVTFFTAGEVEVRAWTTPVNSTGPKAAAVIHSDFEKGFIRAEVMSYEDLDRAGNQTKVKEEGKLRIEGKEYIVLDGDVIYFRING encoded by the coding sequence ATGAGTCTGAATTGCGGCATCGTCGGCCTTCCCAACGTAGGTAAATCCACTATTTTTAACGCGCTAACAAAAGCGGGCGCTCAGATGGAGAACTATCCATTCTGCACCATCGAACCGAACAAAGGAATCGTTGAAGTTCCGGATTTTCGACTGGAACGTCTCGCCGAAATTGCAAAACCTCAAAAGATCGTTCCCGCAATCATCGAATTCGTTGACATCGCAGGCCTTGTCAAAGGCGCGAGCCAGGGTGAAGGCCTCGGAAATAAATTTCTTTCGCATATCCGGGAAGTCGACGCGATCTGTCACGTTGTGCGCGCTTTCGAAGATGAGAATGTAACCCACGTCCACGGAAAGGTAAATCCTGTCGACGACGCAGCGGTCGTAAACATGGAATTGATCTTTGCGGATCTGGACAGCGCCGACAAACAATACCAGAGAGCCGCAAAAAATGCGAAGAATGGAAACAAAGAGGCACAGGAAACCGCGGCTGTGTTAGAAAAAATTCTGGATCTTCTCAAAGCAGGAAAACCCGCTCGTCTTGCAGACTTGAAAGAAGAGGAAAGAAAACTCGCAAAATCATTTCAACTGATCACCTACAAACCGGTGATGTATGTGGCAAACATCGCAGATAAGGACGCGGCTAAAAAAGACACTCCTTTGCTCCAACAGATTCGACAGATGGCAAAAGAAGAAAACGCGGAACTAGTGATTCTCTGCGGCCGATTTGAAGAAGAAATCTCCGGTTTGGATCGAAACGAACAACTCGACTTCTTAAAAGAAATCGGCGAAACGGAAAGCGGCCTGGATCGAATGATCAAAACCGCATATAAACTTCTTGGGCTCGTCACCTTTTTTACCGCAGGCGAAGTCGAAGTCAGGGCATGGACGACTCCGGTAAACAGTACCGGTCCGAAAGCCGCGGCGGTGATCCATTCCGATTTTGAAAAAGGATTTATTCGAGCCGAAGTGATGAGTTACGAAGACTTGGATAGAGCCGGAAATCAAACAAAGGTAAAGGAAGAGGGTAAACTCAGAATCGAAGGAAAAGAATATATCGTTTTAGACGGAGACGTCATTTACTTTAGAATCAATGGATAA
- a CDS encoding 4-hydroxybenzoate octaprenyltransferase, which produces MNFSLTSLKQYGSLIKFSHTLFALPFAGIAYVLAFLKTHERSVTDWVVLSILILISMVLARSAAMGFNRIVDRDIDAKNQRTADREIPAGKISLRSAILFVVLSSLGFFVVSWWINPLAFVLSFPTLLILLGYSLAKRFTWLCHYILGFSIGLAPLATWVAIREEIVLEPVLWTIGLAFNLAGFDILYALQDREFDSKEGLHSIPAKFGRKNSLIIAMISHVLCILFLFFAGIVSGLGPVFLIFVSITAFYLFQEHKIARAAGEVFFPPKFYQIHSYISLILFGGLLIDRIFFLVIL; this is translated from the coding sequence ATGAATTTTAGCCTAACATCCCTAAAGCAGTATGGAAGTCTCATCAAATTCTCCCATACCCTCTTTGCCCTCCCGTTTGCGGGGATCGCCTATGTTCTCGCGTTTTTAAAAACTCACGAAAGATCCGTTACGGACTGGGTGGTTCTTTCCATTTTGATTTTGATCTCCATGGTTTTGGCGCGATCCGCGGCGATGGGTTTTAATCGGATCGTGGATCGGGATATCGACGCAAAAAATCAAAGAACTGCGGATCGTGAAATTCCCGCCGGAAAGATTTCGCTTCGTTCCGCGATCTTGTTTGTGGTCTTATCTTCTTTGGGATTTTTTGTGGTCAGTTGGTGGATCAATCCTCTTGCGTTTGTTCTTTCGTTTCCGACTCTCTTGATTCTTCTCGGATATTCTCTCGCAAAACGATTCACTTGGCTCTGTCATTATATTCTGGGTTTTTCGATCGGTTTGGCCCCGCTCGCTACCTGGGTTGCGATTCGGGAAGAGATTGTTTTGGAGCCTGTTCTTTGGACGATCGGTCTCGCGTTCAACCTCGCAGGATTTGATATTCTCTACGCACTTCAGGATCGGGAGTTCGATTCCAAAGAGGGTTTGCATTCGATCCCCGCAAAATTCGGAAGAAAAAATTCTTTGATCATTGCGATGATAAGTCATGTTCTTTGTATTCTGTTTTTATTTTTTGCGGGAATTGTTTCCGGACTGGGGCCCGTATTTTTGATCTTTGTCAGTATCACCGCATTCTATCTTTTTCAAGAACATAAGATCGCGAGGGCGGCAGGTGAAGTTTTTTTTCCTCCGAAGTTTTATCAAATTCATTCGTATATTTCTCTGATTCTTTTCGGCGGACTTTTGATCGATCGAATCTTTTTTCTGGTAATTCTATGA
- a CDS encoding P-loop NTPase has protein sequence MATIEAVKIQRELTKIKHPELKKDIVSLGMVGSLDIQEGETSILLKTPSQDRRIQIGLEAQIRQTLTKLEGVGKVKIKFEVDPKLVLDDSNKIPGVKNVIAIGSGKGGVGKSTVTVNLAAMAVSLGYKVGVLDADIYGPSVGKMFGVNGRVALKAEEDKIYPLEKDGLKLISFSFLIDEKQPVVWRGPMLGKAIEQFLYDIVWDDLDYLFIDLPPGTGDVQLSLAQLIDLDGAVIVTTPQSVALLDASRASAMFAQVKVPILGIVENMSEFICPKCGHASAIFSKGGGEKLADSSEARFLGGIPLTIEIMNSGEDGKPAILKDKNGPIYQAYKTIFDHLNEEIKKWE, from the coding sequence ATGGCCACCATCGAAGCAGTCAAGATTCAAAGAGAACTTACAAAAATCAAACATCCGGAACTCAAAAAGGATATCGTATCCTTGGGAATGGTCGGATCCTTAGATATCCAAGAAGGCGAAACGAGCATTCTTCTCAAAACCCCGAGTCAGGATCGAAGAATTCAGATCGGTCTGGAAGCGCAGATTCGCCAAACCCTTACCAAACTCGAAGGAGTGGGTAAGGTAAAGATCAAATTCGAAGTGGATCCAAAACTCGTTTTGGATGATTCGAACAAAATTCCAGGAGTCAAAAATGTGATCGCGATCGGATCCGGAAAGGGCGGAGTCGGAAAATCCACCGTAACTGTAAACCTCGCGGCGATGGCGGTATCCCTTGGTTATAAGGTCGGGGTTTTGGACGCGGACATTTATGGTCCGTCCGTCGGAAAGATGTTCGGGGTCAACGGAAGAGTAGCGCTCAAAGCGGAAGAAGATAAGATCTATCCTCTGGAAAAAGACGGACTCAAACTGATTTCATTTTCATTTCTGATCGATGAAAAACAACCGGTAGTCTGGAGAGGACCGATGCTTGGAAAGGCGATCGAACAATTTTTATACGATATCGTATGGGATGATCTCGATTATCTTTTTATAGATCTTCCGCCGGGAACCGGAGACGTTCAACTCTCACTCGCGCAATTGATCGATTTGGATGGCGCGGTAATTGTAACTACTCCACAATCCGTAGCTCTTTTAGACGCAAGTCGTGCGTCCGCGATGTTTGCTCAGGTAAAGGTTCCGATTTTAGGGATCGTAGAAAACATGAGTGAATTTATTTGTCCAAAATGCGGACATGCTTCTGCCATATTTAGCAAAGGAGGAGGCGAGAAGTTGGCCGATTCTTCGGAAGCAAGGTTCTTGGGTGGCATTCCGTTGACAATAGAGATCATGAATTCGGGGGAAGACGGAAAACCTGCGATTCTCAAAGATAAAAACGGCCCAATCTATCAAGCTTACAAAACTATATTCGATCATCTCAATGAAGAAATAAAAAAGTGGGAATAA
- a CDS encoding methyl-accepting chemotaxis protein, translating into MGNASQTKKSSIHEIWKDGAVVINRIRLGLVILFSLSLLSIGKTTHPIQMIAHTIATALMGSYCLLEFILHRSGKVGVRFQKTLVLLDVNILSLTLMADCSIDPIVSSTTLSNMLLFFIYFYVMIYSSFLGERKFVLWIGFFSALGIFSSIFVAWLGGMGLTENPEKARTPGNLFFSVQIVRTTFVVAASIILSQLMRLFEKLTDEGSRLYQDSQVILDKLREDRTTLENSAESLEASIRKFADYISRTGQKMESQAAALEQVNAVIDELSSSSSNTAHSIETQNLSLVELAASSEKLGDILKNSASLSQALAVFAKENKADMENVIIAAEKTKSYLVDIANSFNRVDQINRIMSEIADKTNLLALNASIEAARAGDAGRGFAVVANEVSKLAEFTSGNAKSISDIVNQSRKFIDEARIASTETGDMTENQKLKILDTVERIDKMNLFYMEQKSIIQKFVSEVDRIKTVSGEILRSTKEQMLGQQEMVQTMNHLETEVNEINEDSGKLQEEIVKIKTQASELRILSIQSAD; encoded by the coding sequence ATGGGAAACGCTTCCCAAACCAAAAAGTCTTCAATTCATGAGATCTGGAAAGATGGAGCAGTGGTAATCAATCGAATTCGACTCGGTCTAGTGATTTTATTTTCTCTGTCTCTGTTGAGCATTGGTAAAACCACTCATCCAATACAAATGATCGCCCATACAATCGCGACGGCTTTGATGGGTTCGTATTGTTTGCTGGAATTCATTCTTCATAGATCGGGTAAAGTAGGGGTCCGCTTTCAAAAAACGTTAGTTCTATTAGACGTGAATATTCTTTCACTAACTTTGATGGCTGATTGTTCGATCGATCCTATTGTTTCTTCAACGACTCTTTCAAACATGCTTCTCTTTTTTATTTATTTTTATGTGATGATTTATTCCTCGTTTTTGGGTGAAAGAAAGTTCGTACTTTGGATCGGCTTTTTTTCAGCTTTGGGAATCTTTTCCTCTATTTTTGTGGCCTGGTTGGGTGGGATGGGTCTTACAGAAAATCCGGAAAAAGCGAGAACGCCAGGAAATTTGTTTTTTTCGGTTCAAATCGTAAGAACCACTTTTGTAGTTGCCGCAAGTATCATCTTATCGCAATTGATGAGACTGTTCGAAAAATTGACGGACGAGGGTTCGAGACTCTATCAGGATTCTCAAGTGATTTTGGATAAGCTAAGAGAAGATAGAACTACTCTTGAAAATTCCGCCGAGAGTTTAGAAGCTTCGATTCGCAAATTTGCGGATTACATCAGCCGCACCGGTCAAAAAATGGAATCTCAGGCGGCAGCTTTGGAACAAGTCAATGCGGTCATCGATGAACTTTCGTCTTCTTCCTCGAATACAGCCCATTCGATCGAAACTCAAAATCTCAGTCTTGTCGAATTAGCAGCAAGTTCTGAAAAGTTAGGGGATATCCTAAAGAACAGCGCCTCTCTCAGCCAAGCCCTTGCCGTTTTTGCCAAAGAAAATAAAGCCGATATGGAAAACGTCATAATCGCTGCGGAAAAAACAAAATCCTATTTAGTCGATATCGCGAATTCATTCAATCGAGTCGATCAGATCAATCGAATTATGAGTGAGATCGCGGATAAGACCAATCTTCTCGCGCTCAACGCATCCATCGAAGCTGCAAGAGCAGGAGATGCGGGTAGGGGATTTGCCGTTGTAGCAAACGAGGTCAGCAAACTGGCCGAATTTACTTCTGGAAATGCGAAGTCCATTTCGGATATCGTCAATCAATCCCGTAAATTTATCGATGAGGCGAGAATCGCTTCTACCGAAACCGGAGATATGACGGAAAATCAAAAACTGAAAATTTTAGATACTGTAGAAAGAATCGACAAGATGAATTTATTCTATATGGAACAAAAATCCATCATTCAAAAATTTGTTTCCGAAGTGGATCGGATCAAAACGGTTTCCGGAGAAATTCTGAGATCTACCAAGGAACAAATGTTAGGTCAACAAGAGATGGTGCAAACCATGAATCATCTCGAAACCGAGGTCAATGAGATCAATGAAGATTCCGGTAAACTCCAAGAAGAAATCGTGAAAATCAAAACTCAGGCTTCTGAGCTTCGAATTCTGAGTATACAATCCGCGGATTGA
- a CDS encoding SRPBCC family protein, with product MKVVFGILAGIAALVAVFLMIGIFAEPKFEGKISGIVNAPVEKVFRHLLDLESIPKYRSEVTEIIREGKNDKGFPVWKERTDMGGYIHFEMIEKIENSRVEFFMKESSFGMKGTWDYRLEPQDNQTKITIVESSETQNILIRAIFVFFGKDANLKKELEILQTAFP from the coding sequence ATGAAAGTAGTTTTTGGTATCTTGGCTGGAATTGCCGCGCTGGTTGCGGTTTTTTTGATGATCGGAATTTTTGCGGAACCGAAGTTTGAAGGAAAAATTTCCGGAATCGTAAATGCTCCGGTGGAGAAAGTATTTCGACACCTATTGGATTTGGAAAGTATACCAAAGTATAGGTCCGAGGTAACGGAAATCATTCGAGAAGGAAAGAATGACAAAGGATTTCCAGTTTGGAAGGAAAGAACCGATATGGGCGGTTATATCCATTTTGAGATGATCGAAAAAATTGAAAACTCAAGAGTAGAATTTTTTATGAAAGAAAGCAGTTTTGGAATGAAAGGGACTTGGGACTATCGTTTGGAACCCCAAGACAACCAAACTAAAATCACGATTGTGGAATCTTCCGAAACTCAAAATATTTTGATACGAGCGATTTTTGTTTTCTTCGGAAAGGATGCGAATCTTAAAAAAGAGTTGGAGATCCTACAAACCGCATTTCCATAA
- a CDS encoding ice-binding family protein, with amino-acid sequence MKIKAKIKLSVIGAFIVAAFMNTIMCERNESSGIGLAKTLTLFGVSTETVGLLPPDLRSASTFAVFGGGAGITNQGTITSITGDMGTTGTSTMITGFHNLTCGYTETPLNIGAVSGTIYTNVPSPAGVTCTEGTAATFAAATETAADALAAFNDLASRPNGTDPGAGQLGGLTLVPGVYKSAAGPFLITGSDLTLDAQGNANAVWIFQMASALTVGGPTAPRTVILANGAQAKNVYWQVGSAATINGAGGGTMVGTIIASAGITFSTAGNLTPTALNGRALGLFASVTMVNTIINASGVPAVPQLPAAVSGVTVSGSNAADVVGVVSGGGYIYVENNGGHVAATETGTGTINIVNNGGVLTATNTGNGVMTIHSNATGAVTVTNTGNGKVTVTATGAGAIALTHTGDEDYTYP; translated from the coding sequence GTGAAAATTAAAGCGAAAATTAAACTAAGTGTAATTGGAGCGTTCATTGTAGCGGCTTTCATGAACACGATCATGTGCGAAAGAAATGAATCGTCAGGCATAGGCTTAGCGAAAACATTGACCCTTTTTGGAGTCAGTACTGAGACAGTTGGCCTTTTGCCGCCAGATCTTCGTTCGGCTTCAACTTTTGCGGTTTTTGGAGGTGGGGCTGGAATTACAAACCAGGGTACCATCACTTCGATTACAGGAGATATGGGGACTACGGGTACATCTACTATGATCACCGGATTTCACAATTTAACCTGTGGTTATACGGAAACTCCGCTAAATATCGGCGCAGTGAGTGGGACAATTTATACCAACGTTCCTTCTCCTGCTGGAGTGACCTGTACTGAAGGAACCGCTGCAACCTTTGCCGCTGCGACTGAAACCGCCGCAGATGCTTTGGCCGCTTTTAACGATCTTGCGTCAAGACCCAATGGAACGGATCCTGGAGCAGGTCAATTAGGTGGACTAACTTTAGTCCCGGGTGTATACAAGTCGGCTGCAGGTCCATTCTTAATTACTGGATCTGATCTAACTCTGGATGCACAAGGAAACGCGAATGCAGTTTGGATTTTTCAGATGGCAAGTGCGCTTACGGTAGGTGGCCCCACGGCTCCACGTACTGTGATACTCGCTAATGGAGCTCAAGCTAAAAACGTTTACTGGCAAGTAGGTAGCGCGGCCACTATCAACGGAGCCGGTGGTGGAACCATGGTGGGAACGATCATTGCAAGTGCAGGGATTACGTTTTCTACCGCTGGTAACTTAACACCGACAGCCTTGAATGGTAGAGCGTTAGGATTGTTTGCTTCGGTAACTATGGTGAATACCATCATTAACGCCAGTGGAGTTCCTGCTGTTCCCCAACTGCCAGCCGCTGTTTCTGGTGTTACGGTGAGCGGTAGCAATGCGGCCGATGTGGTCGGAGTCGTATCTGGTGGAGGATACATCTATGTTGAAAACAATGGTGGGCACGTAGCGGCGACTGAAACAGGAACCGGAACGATCAACATTGTAAACAATGGAGGTGTGCTTACTGCGACTAACACTGGTAATGGTGTGATGACGATTCACAGCAATGCCACGGGTGCAGTAACAGTTACCAATACAGGTAATGGCAAGGTAACCGTTACTGCAACTGGTGCAGGTGCGATTGCTCTTACGCACACGGGTGATGAAGATTATACTTATCCTTAG